TTCAGCATGATGGTCAGCGAGAAGGTCGTGACCGTCAGCATCGAGGTCGCGAGGATGTTCAGGATCGTATCCACCGCCTCGGCGCCCACCCGACCCTTGAGGTCGAAGGGGATCAGCGGCGCGATCAGCTTCGACAGCAGCACCGCCACCACCGCGAGGACGGCAAAGAGCGTGACGCGCACATAGATCCGGCGCGACAGTTGGCGCAGCCGCTTGAGAAGGCTGTTCAGCACATGGGTCCCTTTCGATCGTGAGGTCGCCTGTCGCGGACAGGAGGTTCCTGCCCAACTCTGGCCCGGAAACTCCGGTGAGGGAACAGGGGACTGGGTATGGCACTGCTCCGTCTCTGCGTGATCGGTGGCGGGGGCCTGCGCTGTTGCGGGCTGTATCCCCTGGCAAAACCTGACTTCTCGGGCCTCATGCTACTCGAACGGTCCGGGTTCACCTCCGGTTCCACGGGGTACGCGGCGGGCGGCCATCAAACCCTGAACGGCGACAGGACCGTTGTCGCGCTTCGGCGCTATCCGATATGCCCGCACCAAGACCTCGCTGGAGTTACTTCAAAATTGCCTCTCAACACTATGTTTCAGAGAGAAAAATGGAGACGATATGAGGCGGTCAGGGGGCAGCGTGTGTTCCGTGCACAATGTCTCTTTGCGCCCGATGGCAACCTGCCGGACCCCGGGCCGGCCTTGCCTGTCGTGACAGAGGATGCCGCTGTGCAGGTCTGCCAGCTGGTCAGGATCGGCGGCACGGGACAGAGGGTCTGCATCTCTGGCGGGTATGCGCAAGATGCGGGCTGCTCCGTCATGCGGTCCCGCCAGCGGTCGGAGGCCGATACCCCCGGAAACCGCCGCCCCGCCACGCCGTTCACCGCGCCGTTCTTCGGTCGCGACGGCCCGGGCATGCAGCACTGACATCGCGCTTTTCGGATGTTGCGCCGCAGCATGGTGCGGTACTTTCTTGCGCAGACACAAATTATGCTTGCCTTGTCACAAAGAGTACTCACACTTTGCGCAACTTTATGCTAGGGTGCGCGCATGCAAGACATAGCCATTCTTCTTCCCGCCGCTGGCGCAAGTTCGCGGATGCGCGGACGCGACAAGCTGACCGAACTGGTGGAGGGCACGCCCCTTCTGCGCCGTCAGGCACAGCGCGCAATCGCAACGGGGGCGCATGTCTGCGTCACCCTGCCCGATTATGACCACCCCCGGGCCGAGGTGCTGGCCGGGCTTCCCGTTCAGCTTGTGGCCGTACCGGACACCGATCAGGGCATGTCCTCGTCGATCCGGCGCGGAATCGGGATGCTGCCGCGTGGCATCGTCGCCGCGATCATCCTGCCCGCCGATATGCCGGATCTCGACAGTCAGGACCTATCCCTCCTGATCACCGGTTTCCGCGCCACCCCCCACCCGATGCTTCAGCAGGCCACGACCGAAGACGGCACGCCGGGCCACCCGGTTCTGTTTCCGGCCGATTGCTTCATGGCCCTGCAACAGTTGACCGGGGACCAAGGCGCCCGGGAGGTCCTGAAGGCCAACGAGCACCGGGTGCGGCGCGTCGCGTTGTCCGGGGCCAGGGCGCTGACGGATCTCGACACGCCGGAGGCCTGGGAGGAATGGCAGGCGGCCCGTATATGCGCACAATAGCATTCC
This region of Ponticoccus alexandrii genomic DNA includes:
- a CDS encoding nucleotidyltransferase family protein; translated protein: MRGRDKLTELVEGTPLLRRQAQRAIATGAHVCVTLPDYDHPRAEVLAGLPVQLVAVPDTDQGMSSSIRRGIGMLPRGIVAAIILPADMPDLDSQDLSLLITGFRATPHPMLQQATTEDGTPGHPVLFPADCFMALQQLTGDQGAREVLKANEHRVRRVALSGARALTDLDTPEAWEEWQAARICAQ